The proteins below are encoded in one region of Clostridium estertheticum:
- the hisB gene encoding imidazoleglycerol-phosphate dehydratase HisB: MIQREAKISRKSNETNIEVRINLDGAGNFEGDTGIGFFDHMLNLFAKHGLLDLYVKAVGDLFVDSHHTIEDVGIVLGLAIKDALKGKEGIKRYGTSFVPMDETLATVSLDLSGRPYLVFDADFTVDKIGDFDTEMVEEFFRALAMNSGITLHARIIYGKNNHHMVEGLFKAFGKALSEALTYDKRIKGVMSTKGSL; the protein is encoded by the coding sequence ATGATTCAAAGAGAAGCAAAAATATCAAGAAAAAGTAATGAAACTAATATTGAGGTACGTATAAATTTAGATGGAGCTGGAAATTTTGAGGGCGATACAGGTATAGGTTTCTTTGATCATATGTTAAACCTTTTTGCAAAACATGGACTTCTAGATTTATACGTTAAAGCTGTGGGAGATTTATTTGTAGATTCTCATCATACTATTGAAGATGTAGGGATAGTGCTTGGACTTGCGATTAAGGATGCACTTAAGGGCAAAGAGGGGATAAAACGGTATGGAACTAGTTTTGTACCTATGGATGAAACATTGGCTACAGTGTCACTAGATTTAAGTGGTAGACCTTACCTTGTGTTCGATGCTGATTTTACAGTAGATAAAATTGGAGATTTTGATACAGAAATGGTGGAAGAATTTTTTAGGGCTTTAGCTATGAATAGTGGAATAACGCTTCATGCAAGAATAATTTATGGAAAAAACAACCATCATATGGTGGAAGGCTTATTCAAAGCTTTTGGAAAAGCATTAAGTGAAGCTTTAACATATGATAAAAGGATAAAAGGGGTTATGTCTACAAAAGGATCTTTATAA
- the hisC gene encoding histidinol-phosphate transaminase has protein sequence MVQDFFREDLSDFESYSAGKTDYKVRLNANESFNNLDFETRKEIGTVIENSIYNRYPDPESLEVCDLYAKYANVKGINVMAGNGSDECIQIIAHTFLNAGDKVAMQSPDFSMYGLYTKVAGGIPIEFPLGPALELDVDGFISMANSEKVKIVFLSNPNNPTGNIIKREDIIKIIEGCKCVVVIDEAYFEFYGESILDKIDFHENLIVLRTCSKIGLAAIRLGFMITNKILMAELKKVKPPYNVNAITQGIACVVLKKPEIIYNNVKNILAERVYLWEKLNCINEIRLHKAKANFILVEVPNALETKEKLLKQSINVRCFTSGKLVNCLRITIGSREENNCLLKNII, from the coding sequence ATGGTACAAGATTTTTTTAGAGAAGATTTAAGTGATTTTGAATCATATAGTGCAGGTAAAACTGATTATAAAGTAAGATTAAACGCCAATGAAAGTTTTAATAACCTTGATTTTGAAACTAGAAAAGAAATAGGTACGGTAATAGAGAATTCCATTTATAATAGGTATCCAGACCCAGAGTCACTCGAGGTATGTGATCTTTATGCTAAATATGCTAATGTTAAAGGTATAAACGTAATGGCTGGAAATGGTTCAGATGAGTGCATTCAAATAATCGCTCATACATTTTTAAATGCTGGGGATAAAGTAGCAATGCAAAGTCCTGATTTCTCCATGTATGGATTATATACCAAGGTTGCAGGAGGAATTCCAATTGAATTTCCACTAGGACCTGCATTAGAATTAGACGTAGATGGTTTTATTTCTATGGCTAATAGTGAAAAGGTTAAGATCGTATTTTTATCTAACCCTAATAATCCTACTGGTAATATTATTAAAAGAGAGGATATTATTAAAATAATAGAAGGGTGCAAATGTGTTGTAGTAATTGACGAGGCATATTTTGAATTTTATGGCGAGAGTATCTTAGATAAAATAGATTTTCATGAGAATTTAATTGTACTTAGGACTTGTTCGAAAATTGGGCTTGCAGCTATCAGGCTAGGATTCATGATTACGAATAAGATTCTAATGGCCGAACTTAAAAAAGTAAAACCACCTTATAATGTGAATGCTATTACTCAAGGTATAGCATGTGTTGTATTAAAAAAACCAGAAATAATATATAACAATGTTAAAAACATACTTGCAGAGAGAGTTTACTTATGGGAAAAATTGAATTGTATTAATGAAATAAGACTTCATAAAGCTAAAGCAAATTTTATACTAGTTGAGGTTCCAAATGCTTTAGAAACTAAAGAAAAGCTTTTAAAACAAAGTATAAATGTGCGTTGCTTTACTTCAGGGAAATTAGTAAACTGTTTGAGAATAACAATAGGAAGTAGAGAAGAAAATAACTGTTTATTAAAAAACATTATTTAA
- the hisD gene encoding histidinol dehydrogenase, with amino-acid sequence MIKITEANSTDGKEYMKFLKKRTEDVQKDVNIIVDKILADVRTRGDDAIIEYTQKFDSKFVTSKNFVVTDTEIKNAYKMVDQDFLDAITLAKINVKEFHEKQKRNAWMMTKEKGAILGQTLRGLESVGIYVPGGTASYPSSVIMNAIPAKVAGVENLVMVTPPLNDGTVNPHILVAADIAGVDKIYKMGGAQAIAGLAYGTEKISKVDKIVGPGNIYVAMAKKSVFGSVAIDMIAGPSEILIIADEFANEHFIAADLMSQAEHDVLASAMLITTSRDLANRVVKELEIQIKDMSRCKIIKESLEKYGVILITKNIKEAIELANDIAPEHLEVMVRDPFNYLGDIKNAGSIFLGEYAPEPLGDYIAGPNHVLPTSGTARFFSPLSVDDFIKKSSYIYYTKEALSEVKDKIIKLSDVEGLTAHGNSIKVRFK; translated from the coding sequence ATGATAAAAATTACAGAGGCAAATAGCACTGATGGAAAAGAATATATGAAGTTTTTAAAAAAAAGAACGGAAGATGTTCAAAAAGATGTAAATATCATAGTAGATAAAATTTTAGCAGACGTAAGAACTAGAGGCGATGATGCTATAATTGAATACACTCAGAAATTTGATAGTAAATTTGTTACTTCTAAAAATTTTGTTGTAACAGATACAGAAATTAAAAATGCATATAAAATGGTTGACCAAGATTTTTTAGATGCTATAACACTAGCAAAAATAAATGTTAAGGAATTTCACGAAAAACAAAAAAGAAATGCTTGGATGATGACAAAGGAAAAGGGTGCTATTTTAGGCCAAACTTTAAGAGGACTTGAAAGTGTTGGGATATATGTGCCTGGTGGCACGGCATCTTACCCTTCATCTGTTATTATGAATGCAATTCCAGCAAAGGTTGCAGGTGTTGAAAATCTAGTGATGGTAACACCACCACTTAATGATGGAACTGTGAATCCTCATATTCTAGTTGCAGCAGATATAGCTGGCGTTGATAAGATTTACAAAATGGGTGGTGCACAGGCGATTGCCGGACTTGCATATGGGACAGAAAAAATATCTAAAGTAGATAAAATAGTAGGACCAGGAAATATTTATGTGGCTATGGCCAAAAAGAGTGTGTTTGGATCTGTTGCCATAGATATGATTGCAGGCCCCAGTGAAATCTTAATTATTGCAGATGAGTTTGCAAATGAACACTTCATTGCAGCGGATTTAATGTCTCAAGCAGAACATGATGTTCTTGCGTCAGCTATGCTTATAACTACTTCAAGGGACCTTGCAAATAGGGTAGTTAAAGAGCTAGAAATACAGATAAAAGATATGAGCAGGTGTAAAATCATTAAGGAATCTTTAGAAAAATACGGAGTTATCTTAATAACTAAAAATATAAAGGAAGCTATAGAACTTGCAAATGACATTGCACCTGAGCATCTTGAAGTAATGGTTCGTGACCCATTTAATTATTTGGGTGATATAAAAAATGCAGGTTCCATATTTTTAGGTGAGTATGCTCCAGAACCACTAGGAGATTATATAGCAGGACCTAATCATGTTCTTCCAACAAGTGGAACTGCAAGATTCTTTTCACCATTATCGGTAGATGATTTCATCAAAAAATCAAGTTATATATATTATACTAAGGAAGCACTAAGCGAAGTTAAGGACAAGATAATAAAACTATCAGATGTTGAAGGGCTTACAGCTCATGGAAATTCTATTAAAGTGAGGTTTAAATAA
- the hisG gene encoding ATP phosphoribosyltransferase yields MKAIRIALTKGRLEKYAISMFEDIGIDCTDLKNKGRKLILKDVKNNIEFVLVKSTDVLTYVEHGAADIGIVGKDTLMEQNKEFYEVVDLKVGKCMFAVAALPSFKSYDGYNRKKIATKYPTVAKEYFKKNNEDVEIIKLDGSVELAPILELSDAIVDLVETGDTLRENGLIIIEKICDISARMIVNRASMKMKKDEIGTLIFKVQQYVDKNEAMIK; encoded by the coding sequence ATGAAAGCAATACGTATAGCATTAACAAAAGGAAGATTAGAAAAGTATGCTATTTCTATGTTTGAAGATATAGGAATAGACTGTACAGATCTTAAAAATAAGGGAAGAAAATTAATTCTTAAGGATGTAAAAAACAATATAGAATTTGTTTTAGTTAAATCTACGGATGTTTTAACCTATGTAGAACATGGCGCAGCAGATATTGGAATTGTTGGTAAAGATACTTTAATGGAGCAAAATAAAGAATTTTATGAAGTAGTAGATTTAAAGGTTGGAAAATGTATGTTTGCAGTTGCAGCATTACCAAGTTTTAAAAGTTATGATGGATATAATCGTAAAAAAATAGCTACTAAATACCCAACAGTTGCAAAAGAATATTTCAAAAAAAATAATGAAGATGTTGAAATTATTAAATTAGATGGGTCAGTGGAACTTGCTCCAATCCTTGAATTATCAGATGCAATTGTGGATTTGGTTGAAACAGGAGATACTCTTCGTGAAAACGGATTGATTATTATAGAAAAAATATGTGATATTAGTGCAAGAATGATAGTAAATAGAGCTAGTATGAAGATGAAAAAGGATGAAATAGGTACTTTAATATTTAAGGTTCAACAATATGTAGATAAAAATGAGGCGATGATAAAATGA